A single region of the Plantactinospora soyae genome encodes:
- a CDS encoding YbjQ family protein, giving the protein MRRCEHASQIGRPRLCQHQRVLVVTTDHLPGYEIRAVLGEVVSSQARTRNPYREGVKNLRGGAYDPKAPENLTRWRTDAVQKLGEEATRLGANAVIGMRFDHREVGEMWMELCAYGTAVVVVRRPVENPPTDQPKVAAETAHLAEPLDSGAIAEAPSAPDLGSAAGTPTPRN; this is encoded by the coding sequence ATGAGGCGATGTGAACACGCCTCGCAAATTGGCCGGCCCCGTCTCTGCCAGCATCAACGTGTGCTGGTCGTGACGACGGATCACCTACCGGGGTACGAGATCCGCGCAGTACTCGGTGAGGTCGTATCTTCCCAGGCCCGAACCCGGAATCCGTACCGGGAAGGCGTCAAGAACCTCCGAGGTGGTGCCTATGACCCCAAGGCGCCCGAGAACCTGACCCGCTGGCGTACCGACGCCGTGCAGAAGTTGGGTGAGGAGGCCACCCGGCTCGGCGCCAACGCCGTGATCGGGATGCGGTTCGACCACCGCGAGGTCGGCGAGATGTGGATGGAACTCTGCGCCTACGGTACGGCCGTGGTGGTCGTCCGGCGGCCCGTCGAGAATCCGCCCACCGACCAGCCGAAGGTCGCCGCCGAAACCGCGCACCTGGCGGAGCCCCTCGACTCCGGGGCGATCGCGGAGGCACCCAGCGCGCCGGACCTCGGCAGCGCCGCCGGCACCCCCACCCCCCGCAACTGA
- the purB gene encoding adenylosuccinate lyase — protein sequence MTSIPNVLANRYASAELAVLWSPEEKIRLERRLWLAVLQAQRDLGVSVPDGVVEAYEGVLDQVDLASIAARERVTRHDVKARIEEFSALAGYEHVHKGMTSRDLTENVEQLQVRASLELIRDRVVATLARLARLAVEHADLVMTGRSHNVAAQATTLGKRFASAAEELLIGYERLTDLIERYPLRGIKGPVGTAADQLDLLDGDAERLAELERRVAEHLGFQRVFDSVGQVYPRSLDFDVISALAQTAAAPSSLATTIRLMVGQELATEGFKPGQVGSSAMPHKMNTRSSERVNGFAVIIRGYLSMVGELAGDQWNEGDVSCSVVRRVALPDAFFAADGLFQTFLTVLDEFGAYPAVIARELDRYLPFLATTKILVAAVRRGVGRETAHEVIKEHAVAVALGMREKGAAENDLFDRLAADGRLELTRAEIDELVADRAGFTGAASAQVRAVAERVAEVVAAHPEAAAYDPAPIL from the coding sequence GTGACCAGCATTCCCAACGTCCTCGCCAACCGCTACGCCTCGGCCGAGCTCGCCGTGCTCTGGTCCCCGGAGGAGAAGATCCGGCTGGAGCGGCGGCTCTGGCTGGCCGTACTCCAGGCACAGCGTGATCTTGGCGTCTCGGTGCCGGACGGCGTGGTCGAGGCGTACGAGGGGGTGCTCGACCAGGTCGACCTGGCCTCGATCGCGGCCCGGGAGCGGGTCACCCGACACGACGTGAAGGCGCGGATCGAGGAGTTCAGCGCGCTGGCCGGGTACGAGCACGTGCACAAGGGGATGACCTCCCGGGATCTCACCGAGAACGTCGAGCAGTTGCAGGTCCGCGCCTCGCTGGAGCTGATCCGGGACCGGGTGGTCGCCACCCTGGCCCGGCTGGCCCGGCTCGCGGTGGAACATGCCGACCTGGTGATGACCGGCCGCTCGCACAACGTCGCCGCCCAGGCGACCACGCTGGGCAAGCGGTTCGCCTCGGCCGCCGAGGAACTGCTGATCGGGTACGAGCGGCTGACCGACCTGATCGAGCGCTATCCGCTGCGCGGCATCAAGGGGCCGGTCGGCACCGCCGCCGACCAGCTCGACCTGCTCGACGGTGACGCCGAGCGGCTCGCCGAGCTGGAGCGCCGGGTCGCCGAGCACCTCGGCTTCCAGCGGGTGTTCGACAGCGTCGGCCAGGTCTACCCGCGTTCGCTGGACTTCGACGTCATCTCGGCGCTCGCCCAGACGGCCGCGGCGCCGTCCTCGCTGGCCACCACGATCCGGCTGATGGTCGGCCAGGAACTGGCCACCGAGGGGTTCAAGCCGGGCCAGGTCGGCTCCAGCGCGATGCCGCACAAGATGAACACCCGGTCCAGCGAGCGGGTCAACGGGTTCGCGGTGATCATCCGTGGCTACCTGTCGATGGTCGGCGAGCTGGCGGGCGATCAGTGGAACGAGGGCGACGTCTCCTGCTCGGTGGTCCGCCGGGTCGCGCTGCCGGACGCCTTCTTCGCCGCCGACGGGCTGTTCCAGACCTTCCTCACCGTGCTCGACGAGTTCGGCGCGTACCCGGCGGTGATCGCCCGCGAGCTGGACCGCTACCTGCCGTTCCTGGCCACCACCAAGATCCTGGTCGCGGCCGTACGGCGCGGGGTCGGCCGGGAGACCGCACACGAGGTGATCAAGGAGCACGCCGTCGCCGTGGCACTGGGCATGCGGGAGAAGGGCGCAGCCGAGAACGACCTCTTCGACCGGCTCGCCGCCGACGGCCGGCTGGAGCTGACCCGGGCCGAGATCGACGAACTGGTCGCCGATCGGGCCGGCTTCACCGGGGCGGCGTCCGCGCAGGTCCGGGCCGTGGCCGAGCGGGTGGCCGAGGTGGTCGCCGCACACCCCGAGGCCGCCGCGTACGACCCGGCCCCGATCCTCTGA
- a CDS encoding S8 family peptidase, which translates to MFDDHVGRHGPVGSRQRLPRRRGITTAAALLGLLAGSFVAPGMAAGADPTDRGGPAPLLSATGPAVPGSYIVVLNGKPGTGAAAKSGAAVSRATALGGRVEHRYHRALNGFSAKLTPNQVAALRDDPDVAYIAPDQQITLDTVQTPVTWGLDRVDQRDLPLNNVYDYSRTGAGVTVYVVDSGIRSTHAEFGGRVAGGFTAINDGNGTGDCHGHGTHVAGTVGSAAYGVAKGVRLVPVRVFGCSPNTATSLVVAGVDWITANRTGPSVANMSLGGPPDPVLDAAVVNSINAGVTYVVAAGNANSNACGQSPAYLPNVVTVAASTSGDSRAWFSNFGDCVALFAPGENIHSTGIASDNAVQLGSGTSMASPHVAGAAALYLEAFPAAPPAEVAGWLTGSATPGVLSDVQGSPNLLLFAQSPGTHTAMTWRVKEQRADNVVLVGSDEQTNPYQGDTPASASLPILCLLETGAAIPAGITPDQYNGWAGGSVQLTPPVPGTRLSSAAEANRICATTFGGGWRMAEFHDGYYYYTRPFPRPLPPLMLRSGWNLWAHGTLPGNTRFWAHINDQAGNPWN; encoded by the coding sequence ATGTTCGACGATCACGTTGGCCGGCACGGCCCGGTCGGGAGCCGGCAACGGTTACCCCGACGGCGCGGCATCACGACCGCCGCCGCCCTCCTCGGACTACTGGCCGGGAGCTTCGTCGCGCCCGGAATGGCTGCCGGTGCCGACCCCACCGACCGGGGCGGGCCGGCCCCGCTGCTGTCCGCGACCGGACCGGCGGTACCCGGGAGTTACATCGTCGTCCTCAACGGAAAGCCGGGGACGGGTGCCGCCGCGAAAAGTGGCGCGGCGGTGTCCCGGGCGACGGCGCTGGGCGGGCGCGTCGAACACCGCTACCACCGCGCGCTCAACGGCTTCTCGGCGAAGCTGACCCCGAACCAGGTCGCCGCGCTGCGCGACGATCCCGACGTGGCCTACATCGCGCCCGACCAGCAGATCACCCTCGACACCGTGCAGACCCCGGTCACCTGGGGCCTGGACCGGGTGGACCAGCGCGACCTGCCGCTGAACAACGTCTACGACTACAGCCGTACCGGTGCCGGCGTCACGGTCTACGTCGTCGACAGCGGCATCCGGTCCACCCACGCGGAGTTCGGTGGACGGGTGGCCGGCGGGTTCACCGCGATCAACGACGGCAACGGCACCGGCGACTGCCACGGGCACGGTACGCACGTCGCCGGTACGGTCGGCTCCGCCGCGTACGGGGTGGCCAAGGGGGTACGGCTGGTTCCCGTCCGGGTGTTCGGCTGCTCGCCGAACACCGCCACGTCCCTGGTCGTCGCCGGGGTCGACTGGATCACCGCCAACCGGACCGGCCCATCGGTGGCGAACATGAGCCTGGGCGGGCCGCCGGACCCGGTGCTCGACGCCGCGGTCGTCAACTCGATCAACGCCGGGGTGACGTACGTCGTCGCGGCCGGCAACGCCAACTCCAACGCGTGCGGCCAGTCCCCGGCGTACCTGCCGAACGTGGTCACCGTCGCGGCCAGCACCTCCGGGGACAGCCGGGCCTGGTTCTCCAACTTCGGCGACTGCGTCGCGCTCTTCGCCCCGGGCGAGAACATCCACTCCACCGGAATCGCCTCGGACAACGCCGTCCAGCTGGGCAGTGGCACCTCGATGGCCAGCCCGCACGTGGCCGGCGCCGCAGCCCTGTACCTGGAGGCGTTTCCGGCCGCGCCTCCGGCCGAGGTCGCCGGGTGGCTCACCGGCAGCGCGACCCCGGGCGTGCTCTCCGACGTCCAGGGCTCGCCGAACCTCCTGCTCTTCGCCCAGAGTCCCGGTACGCACACCGCGATGACCTGGCGGGTGAAGGAGCAGCGCGCCGACAATGTCGTGCTGGTCGGTTCCGACGAGCAGACCAACCCCTACCAGGGGGACACGCCGGCCAGTGCCAGTCTGCCGATCCTCTGCCTGTTGGAGACCGGTGCCGCTATCCCGGCCGGGATCACACCTGACCAGTACAACGGCTGGGCCGGGGGTTCGGTGCAGCTCACCCCGCCGGTGCCCGGCACCCGACTGAGCAGCGCGGCCGAGGCGAACCGGATCTGCGCGACGACCTTCGGCGGCGGCTGGCGGATGGCCGAGTTCCACGACGGGTACTACTACTACACGCGCCCGTTCCCCCGGCCCCTCCCGCCCCTCATGCTCCGCAGCGGGTGGAACCTCTGGGCGCACGGCACTCTGCCCGGAAATACCCGGTTCTGGGCGCACATCAACGACCAGGCGGGAAACCCCTGGAACTGA
- a CDS encoding ATP-binding protein, which translates to MAHRSNGHVFDQSSLDVSEVRTLPDLATVLRALRRRHARQRRDGELTYRELAARTGWSTAAVAEYLTGRTLPPTDRFDVLVELLGATPVEQGVLATARDRVAEQQRRTPRRPAKAGQRSVPRQLPADVFAFVGRGEQLARLDAMLAGPAPTAVVISAVSGTAGVGKTALAVHWAHRVADRFPDGQLYVNLRGYDPEQPMPPTDALARLLASLRVSGAEIPIDVDERAARYRSQLAGQRMLIVLDNAATVEQVRPLLPGTPSCAVVVTSRDRLVGLVARDGARRVDLDLLPLPDAVALLGHLVGPRAEAEPGAVATLANLCARLPLALRVAAERAATHPAATLAELTAELADRQRRLELMDADGDPRAAVTAVFSWSLQHLPPPVARTFRLLGLHPGADFDEYAAAALAGTDPASARSDLDVLARAHLVHPVATGRYGMHDLLRAYATHLAVTLESDAGRRTALEGLFDAYLGTVRAATKLLDLTDARWRLRVDAPTATGRPLATPEVARAWLDTELPNLAAVATHGGAGGWPAHAIDLSALLYRYLDGGHYADALTIHSQAYRAAESTGDRAGQAYALLGIGVTHLHMCQYERAVDHLRQALTVAEQADDRTQQARVLTVLGNLERLRGRPEPAAGYLDRAMNLARSTGDDAQQGLALSNLGTVDAQQGRYEPAVGHFERAAALLGRSGNRLGEATALTNLGLAEQRLSQYEAAAGHLRQALTVFRQLGHRQGQANTLDNLGSVHLSLGQPDQAVEYFTEALSLCREIDDREVQVWVLNGLGEAAYTTGRHADALAHHTEALAIADEIEAREPQARAHAGLGYAHRDLGDLAGARRHFEHALAGYSELKSLEADNIRTLLAALPASGDG; encoded by the coding sequence ATGGCGCACCGCTCGAACGGGCATGTCTTCGACCAGTCTTCACTCGACGTGTCCGAGGTGCGGACACTGCCCGACCTGGCCACGGTGCTGCGGGCACTTCGGCGCCGGCACGCACGCCAGCGCCGGGACGGCGAACTGACCTACCGTGAGCTGGCCGCCCGTACCGGCTGGTCGACGGCGGCGGTCGCGGAGTACCTGACCGGCAGGACCCTGCCTCCCACCGACCGGTTCGACGTCCTGGTCGAGCTGCTCGGCGCCACGCCGGTGGAGCAGGGCGTGCTGGCCACCGCCCGGGACCGGGTCGCCGAACAGCAACGGCGTACCCCGCGTCGGCCGGCCAAGGCAGGTCAGCGGTCCGTCCCCCGGCAGTTGCCGGCAGACGTATTCGCCTTCGTGGGACGCGGCGAGCAGCTTGCCCGCCTCGACGCCATGCTGGCCGGCCCGGCACCGACCGCAGTGGTGATCTCGGCCGTCTCCGGTACGGCCGGAGTCGGCAAGACCGCGCTGGCGGTGCACTGGGCCCACCGGGTGGCCGACCGCTTCCCGGACGGGCAGTTGTACGTCAACCTGCGCGGCTACGACCCGGAGCAACCGATGCCGCCGACCGACGCGCTGGCCCGGCTGCTGGCCTCGTTGCGGGTGAGCGGGGCGGAGATCCCGATCGACGTCGACGAACGGGCCGCCCGCTACCGCAGCCAGTTGGCCGGCCAGCGGATGTTGATCGTGCTGGACAACGCGGCGACGGTGGAGCAGGTCCGCCCGCTGCTGCCCGGCACCCCCTCCTGCGCGGTGGTGGTGACCAGCCGGGACAGGCTGGTGGGCCTGGTGGCCCGGGACGGCGCCCGCCGGGTCGATCTCGACCTGCTGCCGCTGCCCGATGCGGTCGCGCTGCTGGGCCATCTGGTCGGGCCGAGGGCCGAGGCCGAACCCGGGGCGGTCGCCACCCTGGCGAACCTGTGTGCGCGGCTGCCGCTGGCGCTGCGGGTCGCCGCCGAACGGGCCGCCACGCACCCGGCCGCCACCCTGGCCGAACTGACCGCCGAGCTGGCGGACCGGCAGCGACGGCTGGAGTTGATGGATGCGGACGGAGATCCGCGCGCCGCCGTCACCGCAGTCTTCTCCTGGTCGCTGCAACACCTGCCGCCGCCGGTCGCCCGCACCTTCCGGCTGCTGGGCCTGCACCCCGGCGCGGACTTCGACGAGTACGCGGCTGCCGCGCTCGCGGGCACCGACCCGGCGTCGGCCCGCAGCGACCTGGACGTGCTGGCCCGGGCCCATCTGGTCCATCCCGTCGCCACCGGTCGGTACGGCATGCACGACCTGCTGCGTGCCTATGCCACGCACCTCGCTGTCACGCTGGAGTCCGATGCCGGGCGGCGCACCGCCCTGGAGGGATTGTTCGACGCCTACCTCGGTACGGTCCGCGCCGCGACGAAGTTGCTCGACCTGACCGACGCCCGTTGGCGGCTCCGGGTCGACGCTCCGACCGCCACGGGCCGTCCCCTGGCCACCCCCGAGGTCGCGCGCGCCTGGTTGGACACCGAACTGCCCAACCTGGCCGCCGTCGCCACGCACGGCGGAGCCGGCGGTTGGCCCGCACACGCCATCGACCTGTCGGCCCTGCTGTACCGCTACCTCGACGGCGGTCACTACGCCGACGCGCTGACCATACACAGCCAGGCGTACCGGGCAGCCGAGTCGACCGGCGATCGGGCCGGCCAGGCGTACGCCCTGCTCGGCATCGGCGTCACCCACCTGCACATGTGCCAGTACGAGCGGGCCGTCGACCATCTCCGGCAGGCCCTGACCGTGGCGGAGCAGGCCGATGACCGTACCCAGCAGGCGCGGGTGTTGACCGTCCTCGGCAACCTGGAACGGCTCAGGGGTCGACCCGAGCCGGCCGCCGGATATCTCGACCGGGCCATGAACCTCGCCCGGTCGACCGGCGACGACGCCCAACAGGGCCTCGCACTGAGCAACCTGGGCACTGTCGATGCCCAGCAGGGCCGCTACGAACCCGCCGTCGGACATTTCGAGCGGGCCGCCGCGCTGCTCGGCCGCAGCGGCAACCGGTTGGGCGAAGCGACCGCGTTGACCAACCTCGGGCTCGCCGAGCAGCGGCTGAGCCAGTACGAGGCCGCCGCCGGCCACCTCCGGCAGGCCCTGACCGTGTTCCGGCAGCTCGGTCACCGGCAGGGTCAGGCCAACACGCTGGACAACCTCGGCAGCGTCCATCTCAGCCTCGGCCAGCCGGACCAGGCCGTCGAGTACTTCACCGAGGCGCTGAGCCTCTGCCGCGAGATCGACGACCGGGAGGTGCAGGTATGGGTACTCAACGGTCTCGGTGAGGCCGCGTACACCACGGGCCGGCACGCCGACGCCCTCGCCCACCACACCGAGGCGCTCGCCATCGCCGACGAGATCGAGGCCCGGGAACCGCAGGCGCGTGCCCACGCCGGACTCGGCTACGCGCATCGGGACCTCGGTGACCTGGCCGGGGCCCGCCGGCACTTCGAACACGCCCTCGCCGGCTACAGCGAACTGAAGTCCCTGGAAGCCGACAACATCCGTACCCTGCTCGCCGCGCTTCCCGCCTCCGGCGACGGCTGA
- a CDS encoding DUF397 domain-containing protein, producing the protein MDTRGLTWRTSTRSSGGGNNDCVEVAQTADLIALRDSKRPDDAILAFSPATWRSFIGASKTGAFDRS; encoded by the coding sequence ATGGACACGCGGGGTCTGACGTGGCGCACGAGCACCCGCTCCAGCGGCGGTGGGAACAACGACTGCGTGGAGGTTGCCCAGACCGCCGACCTGATCGCGTTACGGGACTCCAAACGCCCCGACGACGCGATCCTGGCCTTTTCCCCGGCCACCTGGCGGTCCTTCATCGGCGCCTCGAAGACTGGTGCCTTCGACAGGTCGTGA
- a CDS encoding uL11 family ribosomal protein, with protein sequence MATPKKISREITLELDAGNAAMVEIGKMLGPTGVNTRQLKLDYDAATAAQRGEIVPVVVTVFEDRSYALRYKTPPTAYLIRKVLGLAGGSAKPGTQAVAKMSRQQLREVAERKLPDLNTDDVVAAMRQVAGTARSMGVLIADE encoded by the coding sequence ATGGCTACCCCGAAGAAGATCTCTCGCGAGATCACCCTGGAGCTCGACGCCGGTAACGCCGCCATGGTCGAGATCGGCAAGATGCTCGGCCCGACCGGCGTCAACACCCGACAGCTGAAGCTCGACTACGACGCGGCCACCGCAGCACAGCGCGGAGAGATCGTCCCGGTCGTGGTGACCGTCTTCGAGGACCGCTCGTACGCGCTGCGCTACAAGACGCCGCCGACGGCGTACCTGATCCGCAAGGTGCTCGGGCTGGCCGGCGGATCGGCGAAGCCCGGCACCCAGGCGGTGGCCAAGATGTCTCGCCAGCAACTCCGGGAGGTCGCCGAGCGCAAACTGCCGGATCTCAACACCGATGATGTGGTGGCGGCGATGCGGCAGGTCGCCGGCACCGCCCGCTCGATGGGTGTGCTCATTGCCGACGAGTGA
- a CDS encoding sugar ABC transporter permease codes for MGRVLLGLALLLPALVALVWSYVVPTVSTMLTSFQHDSLVGEPEPAGGENYQQLFEDGLIGQFGFALLLGLLPLAFALLAAPLLAVVADRAGRVPRLVTRGVLALPIAGYAPTALFLGWRVRLAESDSLADVARLELTGILAMTSFGLVVAVAATAFLSALRQREPGRRPTPALLTVGGFVGLAVLALTLQIFTAPTLLTGGGPDGSTVTPMLDVVQDSFRIARMGLGAAGSTVLLLLLGLLGLAATGLLLASRTLIEFDGWRDRSGGLPGNPTTTATPAPPAALAAPDGPAAPTRGPGRTVYLGTVIAALVVFLGIFGWASAPWLQHAFGGAELPGDISTSDVLVNTWLPPFISALVSVGLAAVAGFGIGALRPLGRWSELLLIPFAPWLFVGVGPLAVAGFKRVAEGDQVNTFLGLIPPVWLSVPALFVFTLLFRGQHPKWRSGGDVGRTLLLPALPMLAAVFLLTWLFSAQQPFWSRLIASDVDRMPAPVLAEMLMAGYDGPKADSLSLVLPLPLLIVFLLAFAALQVGYLDRLAIRVGRSASEPPAPPAPQNTGFGAPVPPQPYGPPTQAYGPPAYGTPPHQYGAQQPYGAPTYAAQPYGAQQPHGAQPYSAQPPQGSVGAGAVPPQPGPHGAPPAPPAPAQPPPAEPPPSVDKAE; via the coding sequence GTGGGACGGGTGCTGCTCGGGCTGGCACTGCTACTACCGGCGCTGGTCGCGCTGGTCTGGTCGTACGTCGTGCCGACCGTGTCCACGATGCTGACGAGTTTTCAGCACGACAGCCTGGTCGGGGAACCGGAACCGGCCGGTGGTGAGAACTATCAGCAGCTCTTCGAGGACGGGCTAATCGGGCAGTTCGGCTTCGCACTCCTACTCGGCCTGTTGCCACTGGCGTTCGCGCTGCTGGCCGCGCCGCTGCTCGCGGTCGTCGCCGACCGGGCCGGTCGGGTACCCCGACTGGTGACCCGGGGCGTGCTGGCCCTGCCGATCGCCGGGTACGCCCCGACCGCCCTGTTCCTCGGCTGGCGGGTACGGCTGGCCGAGTCGGACTCGCTCGCGGACGTCGCGCGGCTCGAGCTGACCGGAATACTCGCGATGACCTCGTTCGGGCTGGTCGTCGCGGTCGCCGCGACGGCGTTCCTGAGCGCGCTGCGGCAGCGGGAACCCGGTCGCCGGCCGACTCCGGCCCTGCTGACCGTCGGCGGGTTCGTCGGCCTGGCCGTGCTCGCCCTGACCCTCCAGATCTTCACCGCGCCGACGCTGCTCACCGGGGGCGGGCCGGACGGGTCCACCGTGACTCCGATGCTCGACGTGGTGCAGGACAGCTTCCGGATCGCCCGGATGGGACTGGGCGCCGCCGGCTCCACGGTGCTGCTGTTGCTGCTCGGTCTGCTCGGGCTCGCCGCGACCGGACTGCTGCTGGCCAGCCGTACCCTGATCGAGTTCGACGGTTGGCGGGACCGGTCCGGCGGACTGCCGGGCAACCCGACCACCACGGCCACCCCCGCTCCACCCGCTGCTCTCGCCGCTCCCGACGGCCCGGCCGCGCCGACCCGTGGACCGGGCCGGACCGTCTACCTCGGGACAGTCATCGCCGCGCTGGTGGTCTTCCTCGGCATCTTCGGCTGGGCGTCCGCGCCCTGGTTGCAGCACGCCTTCGGTGGTGCCGAACTTCCCGGCGACATCAGTACGTCGGACGTACTCGTCAACACCTGGCTGCCACCGTTCATCTCGGCGCTGGTCTCGGTCGGGCTGGCGGCGGTCGCCGGCTTCGGCATCGGCGCACTGCGACCGCTCGGCCGGTGGAGTGAACTGCTCCTGATCCCGTTCGCACCGTGGCTCTTCGTCGGCGTCGGTCCGCTGGCGGTCGCCGGCTTCAAGCGAGTTGCGGAGGGAGACCAGGTCAACACGTTCCTCGGCCTGATCCCGCCGGTCTGGCTCTCCGTACCGGCGCTGTTCGTCTTCACTCTGCTGTTCCGGGGGCAGCACCCGAAGTGGCGGAGCGGCGGCGACGTGGGCCGTACCCTGCTGCTGCCGGCGCTGCCGATGCTGGCCGCGGTGTTCCTGCTGACCTGGCTGTTCAGTGCCCAGCAGCCGTTCTGGTCGCGGTTGATCGCATCGGACGTCGACAGGATGCCGGCGCCGGTTCTCGCCGAGATGTTGATGGCCGGATACGATGGTCCGAAGGCCGACAGTCTGAGCCTGGTCCTGCCGCTGCCACTGCTGATCGTGTTCCTGCTGGCGTTCGCCGCGCTCCAGGTCGGTTACCTGGACCGCCTGGCCATCCGGGTGGGTCGGTCGGCCTCGGAGCCCCCGGCACCACCGGCGCCGCAGAACACCGGGTTCGGCGCCCCGGTACCGCCGCAGCCGTACGGCCCGCCGACCCAGGCGTACGGTCCGCCGGCCTACGGCACTCCGCCGCATCAGTACGGTGCCCAACAGCCCTACGGCGCTCCGACTTACGCTGCCCAGCCCTACGGTGCCCAACAGCCCCACGGTGCCCAGCCTTACAGCGCTCAGCCGCCGCAGGGATCGGTCGGTGCGGGTGCGGTGCCGCCGCAGCCTGGCCCGCACGGAGCACCGCCGGCACCGCCCGCGCCGGCGCAGCCGCCACCGGCCGAGCCGCCGCCATCGGTCGACAAGGCCGAGTAA
- a CDS encoding transglutaminase-like domain-containing protein: protein MDELDYYRGHSRPTDPGARQHLFSGLPADVAGMATVIGGVMLHRDWAWRFGFTLAEQRREEANTRYVEAILDHLGTLDERRPEERFAGTCRDFTVLLCAMLRHAGVPARARAGFAGYFNDGFFDDHWVVEAWDEDHGWRLIDAQVASVPKGTYTDADVDPLDVPRDGFLVGGQAWQECRAGHRDPDRFGLSAAGITGMWEVQGNVLRDLASLNRVETLPWDNWGIIPVHYDELDSADIDLLDRLAVVSAAGGPLPQATEAYRSDPRLLAPPSLTGSVPTGH from the coding sequence ATGGACGAGCTTGACTACTACCGGGGCCACAGCCGGCCGACCGACCCGGGTGCCAGGCAGCACCTGTTCAGCGGTCTGCCGGCCGACGTCGCGGGGATGGCCACGGTGATCGGCGGCGTGATGCTGCACCGTGACTGGGCCTGGCGGTTCGGCTTCACCCTTGCGGAGCAGCGTCGCGAGGAGGCCAACACCCGGTACGTCGAGGCGATTCTCGACCACCTCGGCACCCTGGACGAGCGCCGGCCGGAGGAGCGCTTCGCCGGCACCTGTCGGGACTTCACAGTCCTGCTCTGCGCGATGCTGCGGCACGCCGGCGTACCGGCCCGAGCGCGAGCCGGGTTCGCCGGCTACTTCAACGACGGCTTCTTCGACGATCACTGGGTGGTGGAGGCCTGGGACGAGGACCACGGCTGGCGCCTGATCGACGCACAGGTCGCCAGCGTGCCCAAGGGCACCTACACCGACGCCGACGTCGACCCGCTGGACGTGCCCCGCGACGGATTCCTCGTCGGTGGCCAGGCCTGGCAGGAATGCCGGGCCGGTCACCGGGACCCCGACCGGTTCGGCCTCAGCGCCGCCGGCATCACCGGGATGTGGGAGGTCCAGGGCAACGTGCTACGGGACCTGGCCAGCCTCAACCGGGTCGAGACGCTGCCCTGGGACAACTGGGGCATCATCCCCGTCCACTATGACGAGCTGGATTCCGCGGACATCGACCTGCTCGACCGTCTCGCCGTCGTCAGCGCGGCCGGTGGCCCGCTGCCGCAGGCGACCGAGGCCTACCGCAGCGACCCGCGCCTCCTGGCACCACCCTCCCTGACCGGCAGCGTTCCCACCGGGCACTGA